A window of Rhinolophus ferrumequinum isolate MPI-CBG mRhiFer1 chromosome X, mRhiFer1_v1.p, whole genome shotgun sequence contains these coding sequences:
- the GPR50 gene encoding melatonin-related receptor has product MEPTLAVPTPFGCVGCKLPQPNYPPAVIIFMFCAMVITIVVDLIGNSMVILAVAKNKKLRNSGNMFVASLSAADMLVAIYPYPLMLHAMAIGGWDLSHFQCQVFGFITGLTVVGSIFNIMAIAINRYCYICHSLQYERIFSVRNTFIYLAVTWIMTILAILPNTYIGTIEYDPRTYTCIFNYLNNPVFVVTIVCIHFVLPLLIVGFCYVRIWIKVLAARDPAGQNPDNQLAEVRNFLTMFVIFLLFAVCWCPINVLNVLVAVSPKEMAGKVPNWLYLSVYFIAYFNSCLNAVIYGLLNENFRREYWVIFHAMRHPILFLSGLFTDLRERWEIQARDRVRDRVCARACYEVREQAHEQDRANACPAVEEIPMNVRNVPLPGDAAAGQPECASGHPKPVSCHSRPASAYGKSVSGHHKSVFSHSKLASGHPKSACGHSRSTCGHPKSATVYRKPASVHFKADSAHFMPASSHPMPVIGHHIPAGSYSKSAFSPTTTQPTPITGYIKLATSLPAPTTTDHPKPATTSHLQPTVTGYPEPTASCHSETTATGHLECDITDFPEPAASPQEPATFTDPLHPTVVTTDTSDHQEDVVIDVEVDSDEMAM; this is encoded by the exons ATGGAGCCTACCCTGGCAGTCCCCACTCCATTTGGCTGTGTTGGCTGTAAGCTGCCTCAGCCAAACTACCCACCGGCTGTAATAATCTTTATGTTCTGCGCAATGGTTATCACCATCGTTGTAGACCTGATCGGCAACTCCATGGTCATTTTGGCTGTGGCTAAGAACAAGAAACTCCGAAATTCTG GCAACATGTTCGTGGCTAGCCTCTCGGCAGCTGATATGCTGGTCGCCATCTACCCCTACCCTCTGATGCTGCATGCCATGGCGATTGGGGGCTGGGATCTGAGCCATTTCCAGTGCCAGGTGTTTGGATTCATCACAGGGCTGACTGTGGTCGGCTCTATCTTCAATATCATGGCAATTGCTATCAACCGTTACTGCTACATCTGTCACAGCCTCCAGTATGAGCGGATCTTCAGTGTGCGCAATACCTTCATTTACCTGGCCGTCACCTGGATCATGACCATCCTGGCCATCCTGCCCAACACGTACATTGGCACCATTGAGTATGATCCTCGCACCTACACCTGCATCTTCAACTACCTGAACAACCCCGTCTTTGTTGTGACCATCGTCTGTATCCACTTCGTCCTCCCTCTGCTCATAGTGGGTTTCTGCTACGTGAGGATCTGGATCAAAGTGCTGGCGGCCCGGGACCCAGCTGGGCAGAATCCTGACAACCAGCTTGCTGAGGTTCGCAATTTTCTAACTATGTTTGTGATCTTCCTCCTCTTTGCAGTGTGCTGGTGCCCTATCAACGTGCTCAATGTCTTGGTGGCTGTCAGTCCAAAAGAGATGGCAGGCAAGGTCCCCAACTGGCTTTATCTTTCAGTGTACTTCATAGCCTACTTCAACAGCTGCCTCAATGCTGTGATCTATGGGCTGCTCAATGAGAATTTCCGAAGAGAATACTGGGTCATCTTCCATGCTATGCGGCACCCTATCCTCTTCCTCTCTGGCCTCTTCACTGATTTGCGTGAGAGGTGGGAGATCCAGGCCCGTGACCGTGTCCGTGACCGTGTCTGTGCACGCGCCTGTTATGAAGTTCGAGAGCAAGCCCATGAACAAGACCGGGCCAATGCTTGTCCTGCTGTGGAGGAAATACCAATGAATGTCCGGAATGTTCCACTACCTGGTGATGCTGCAGCTGGCCAACCTGAGTGTGCCTCTGGCCACCCCAAGCCAGTTTCTTGCCACTCCAGGCCAGCCTCTGCCTACGGCAAATCTGTCTCTGGCCACCACAAGTCGGTCTTTAGCCACTCCAAGCTTGCCTCTGGCCACCCCAAGTCTGCCTGTGGTCACTCCAGGTCTACCTGTGGTCACCCCAAGTCGGCCACTGTCTACCGTAAGCCTGCCTCTGTCCATTTCAAAGCTGACTCTGCCCATTTCATGCCTGCCTCCAGCCACCCCATGCCTGTCATTGGCCACCACATCCCTGCTGGCAGCTACTCCAAGAGTGCCTTCAGCCCTACCACCACCCAACCTACACCCATCACTGGCTACATCAAGCTTGCTACCAGCCTCCCTGCACCCACCACTACCGACCATCCTAAGCCTGCTACCACCAGCCACCTTCAGCCTACTGTCACTGGTTACCCTGAGCCCACTGCCTCCTGCCACTCTGAGACCACTGCTACTGGCCACCTTGAGTGTGACATCACTGACTTCCCTGAGCCTGCTGCCAGCCCACAGGAGCCTGCCACCTTCACTGACCCTCTTCACCCCACTGTGGTCACCACTGACACCAGTGATCACCAGGAGGATGTGGTTATTGATGTTGAAGTTGATTCTGATGAAATGGCCATGTGA